One window of the Tachypleus tridentatus isolate NWPU-2018 chromosome 10, ASM421037v1, whole genome shotgun sequence genome contains the following:
- the LOC143230311 gene encoding uncharacterized protein LOC143230311 isoform X1, with protein sequence MISIPAEVQSPWNPILPPIRRTSYSPGALMNTISDDPISLWLRLGALEKLEQVLLDGYGEQLYGKTSRIPQVNKFLKQIPIFQAKIEEIHMAIAKGQLREVQHLIDRKKLAFSRDHIGASPLHKAVLYEQTDIVEYLLDRYNSVIHARDHQGRTPLHYAAVLEDEGKVYNMLVEAGADQRATDVHGHRPDYYIQNPNQLTLQQLKEGAVVKRIKKIKPKPQPKLVVNDLYRGFSAKPAGNKVQIRELIEQGSMENLEELLLQGHGDRLLGETSSNDRIQEFLRMVPIYMEHINEVHRAVVKGRICDVQSLLNQKKLVVARDQLGATILHKAVMYGHFELAEYIVKNFPACQDHKDVDGHTALHYAAVIPDEKQMYNMLVDAGVDTRIPDGKGKPAEYYLQYPEQFNRDQLIKRSQRVNATYVANNTNWFITKNPSGSLPMNGKSGTKRRLFTGIGPEKLLPEIQGEDGQIEEEGKNHLPQLFDRQNNYWTKPELQRLEVNSANIRKWIQEEDLDKLEGAVLEGYGGKLSSVETSSEEVKNYINETVPKIMERIEAIHAAVAEGNVLELENHLDKQDFVLAKDHMGMTPLHRAVILGHMDVVEYILEKFPETVNARDKDGRTALHYAAAVPRKDGKTMFKMLLQAGANTRIRDQRGRTPEYYRTHHLSNNSDHSKEQRGKTTSNQTEKEVKKGSTIPKAIIPKSNKALLNGDVAELQEIVADGYGHYLISKTSWHENVQQYLKGLPELLDLSIIVQQALKAGDLASLTEHVTNNEQLLCIKDENGEMLVHQAVVHNQFPILQFLVNHFPQVVRQRDRSGCTALHIAAKKKDDKVYDFLVSKEADPKALDQKGRTAEYYIKQGQKSEQILTKTSDANKQMPTGVSDITLTKQETRDTVDSVAENPGINYALDLNDEKQSVPTYVSETAQEEPAAKDTLEAVSEEHTEYKEINDANTEKTEEKDIFESNDNQEVPFSEKVEVSDTFDIAAIENSEVTDVFDLNDEKQPVPTDVPNATQEEPAAKDTLESVSEEHTGYKEIIDADNEKTEEKDIFESNDNQEVPFSEIVGVSNTVDIAATENSEITAVFDLNSKEQSISNIASETALEESGDKDILEAVFEKYTESKEDNKADNEETKERGELEIIDIDDKAATETPEVIDTFYFGNEEQPTLIDVPQTYTEKDTIKTQESSVPGRNTAKQEPDNIQVATLKEVGVNDTIDRAIENSAINDAPETVPEESEDKETLEVDPEEQSEYNEGNEADIVKTLENGTPEADNAEENTNDVQEVNSAEQLGTNGNADTGIENPKMDGSFDLNTEEQPTSTDAPEIALEESEGKETLEAAPEEQPESNEVNEADVEKTHESDTSEADNAEEEINDVQEVEFAEQLDTNNNADTTIENLEMDGGFDFNTEEQPTPTDAPQRALEESGGQETLDAAPEEQPEFNEGNEANVEKTHESTPDTAIENPEMDGGFHLNTEEQPTSTDAPETALEELEGKETLEATPEEQPESNEVNVEKTCESGTPEADTIKEETDDVQQVEFAEQVGNNDNVDTVIENPKMDGSFDLNTEEQPTSTDAPEIALEKSESKETLEAALEEQPESNEVNEADVEKPHECGTSEADNAEEETNDVQEVEFAEQLDTNNNADTTIENLEMDGGFDFNTEEQPTSTDAPEKYLEESEGTETLKAASEEQPQFNEVNKTLIPIQQEMCDVQEKDIDIKNSPRHKQPAGDQSETNKSSENFLLETETNENENNNDNTENDDGTNKKKNRRETSATSQNHYLNNLIENWIQERDMIRLEHVIIAGQGERLIGRTSDNRDVQEFFDNVPTYMANIQAVHEAVAQGKLAEVKQLLTRKRFALSRDQQGASPLHLAVLHGNFDVAVYIINTFPETLNGPDNEGRTPLHYSAIIPYGRKCYEILKEAGADDTINDRSGHSPQDYLDQPGLLTNRDLLMSYKKGDSPQRSPSTVEIWHRPSNQEEEQRQTPPQDENDALFQVEKTTAETIIHQILKEGSEDDKKYLMETVGDILTYGIHEIDRLQPDDPIAYLAMWLYSYVSYKASKEKSVTQNDTRSHNKVKENSMPEIEKALKEQTQNLRNQRKKIMTAHSYEGYENENSIDEANDNSSFQFEDQTKMKDEVGQTVLHFAAMQSHQNDSFYNLLRQTEILLGERDENYNTVRDIAEQAGQWDNVQMLDQYIIDAFMSNNSDLLYMLMHEGYNHILNITDKGGKELKTVLEENKLQQSLTLFNELTEFEKKRNDLHNYVRSGYMEGVSNLINLDQSLVTAKNEKARCSLHIAVLLENLDIIQKLADVNSSSVHVPDNMGRTPLHYAMATFNVTKIARILIEAGALRTTRDVKMQSVSHYYIEADEIRKLTREEHQS encoded by the exons CAAGGCCGGACTCCATTACATTATGCAGCAGTGTTAGAAGATGAAGGAAAAGTCTATAATATGTTAGTAGAAGCTGGAGCTGACCAGAGAGCTACAGATGTG CATGGCCACAGACCAGATTACTATATTCAGAATCCAAACCAACTGACACTCCAACAACTCAAAGAGGGTGCTGTTGtgaaaagaataaagaaaattaagCCAAAGCCTCAGCCTAAGCTAGTTGTCAATGATTTATACAGAGGATTTTCAGCAA AACCTGCAGGAAACAAAGTACAAATAAGAGAACTTATTGAACAAGGAAGTATGGAAAATCTAGAAGAACTATTACTTCAGGGTCATGGAGATAGATTATTAGGTGAAACTTCCTCCAATGACAGGATACAAGAGTTTTTAAGAATGGTGCCAATTTACATG gAGCATATCAATGAAGTCCATCGAGCAGTTGTAAAAGGTCGTATTTGTGATGTACAATCCTTACTAAATCAAAAAAAGCTAGTAGTAGCTCGTGACCAGCTAGGGGCCACAATCCTTCATAAGGCTGTGATGTATGGACATTTTGAGCTTGCAGAATACATTGTAAAAAATTTTCCTGCATGTCAAGACCATAAAGATGTG GATGGACACACAGCTTTACACTATGCTGCTGTGATCCCTGatgagaaacaaatgtacaacatGTTGGTGGATGCTGGTGTGGACACTAGAATTCCTGATGGT AAAGGGAAACCAGCAGAATATTACCTTCAGTATCCTGAGCAGTTTAACCGAGATCAGCTCATCAAACGAAGTCAAAGAGTGAATGCCACTTATGTTGCCAACAACACTAACTGGTTTATAACAAAGAATCCATCAGGTTCAT TACCTATGAATGGTAAATCTGGTACAAAACGTCGACTTTTTACTGGAATAGGCCCTGAAAAACTGTTGCCAGAAATTCAAGGTGAAGAT GGTCAAATAGAAGAAGAGGGAAAGAACCATCTTCCTCAGTTGTTTGACAGACAAAACAACTACTGGACAAAACCTGAACTCCAAC GTCTTGAAGTCAATTCTGCTAATATAAGGAAGTGGATTCAAGAAGAAGACCTGGATAAACTAGAAGGAGCTGTATTAGAAGGCTATGGGGGAAAACTGAGTAGTGTGGAAACCTCTAGTGAGGAAGTTAAGAACTATATCAATGAAACAGTACCAAAGATCATGGAACGTATAGAAGCCATACATGCAGCAGTTGCAGAAGGAAATGTCTTAGAGCTTGAAAATCATCTGGACAAACAAGATTTTGTATTAGCAAAAGACCACATGGGGATGACTCCACTACATCGGGCAGTTATTCTTGGCCATATGGATGTTGTGGAGTACATTCTAGAGAAGTTCCCAGAGACTGTGAATGCTAGGGACAAG gATGGAAGAACAGCCCTCCACTATGCTGCAGCTGTCCCCCGAAAAGATGGAAAAACTATGTTTAAAATGCTACTTCAGGCAGGAGCCAATACTAGAATCAGAGATCAG AGAGGCAGAACACCAGAGTACTACAGAACTCATCACCTGTCCAACAACTCTGATCATTCCAAAGAACAACGTGGTAAAACAACCAGCAATCAAACagaaaaagaagttaaaaaagGCT CAACCATTCCAAAGGCAATCATACCAAAATCCAACAAGGCCTTATTAAATGGTGATGTGGCAGAACTACAAGAAATAGTAGCAGATGGATATGGTCACTATTTAATTAGTAAAACATCTTGGCATGAGAATGTTCAGCAGTATTTGAAAGGATTGCCAGAGCTTTTA GACTTGAGTATTATTGTCCAACAAGCTCTGAAGGCAGGTGACTTAGCAAGTTTAACAGAACATGTGACAAATAATGAACAGTTACTGTGTATAAAAGATGAAAATGGTGAAATGCTTGTTCATCAAGCTGTTGTTCATAACCAGTTCCCCATACTTCAGTTTCTTGTAAATCATTTTCCACAGGTTGTGAGACAAAGAGATCGT AGTGGCTGCACAGCTTTACATATTGCTGCCAAGAAAAAGGATGACAAAGTTTATGATTTCCTTGTATCTAAAGAAGCTGATCCTAAAGCACTTGACCAG AAAGGAAGAACAGCtgaatattacataaaacaaggACAAAAATCTGAACAGATACTGACAAAAACTTCAGATGCTAATAAACAGATGCCTACAGGGGTTTCAGatataacattaacaaaacaagaaaccagaGATACTGTTGACTCAGTAGCAGAGAATCCTGGGATCAATTATGCTTTAGATTTAAATGATGAAAAGCAGTCAGTACCCACTTATGTATCTGAGACAGCACAAGAAGAACCAGCAGCTAAAGATACTTTAGAAGCAGTCTCTGAAGAGCACACagaatacaaagaaataaatgatgcaaacactgaaaaaacagaagaaaaagatATCTTTGAATCTAATGATAATCAAGAGGTACCATTTTCAGAAAAAGTTGAGGTCAGTGATACTTTTGACATAGCAGCAATAGAGAATTCTGAAGTCACTGATGTTTTTGATTTAAATGATGAAAAGCAACCAGTACCCACTGATGTACCCAATGCAACACAAGAAGAACCAGCAGCTAAAGATACTTTAGAATCAGTCTCTGAAGAGCACACAGGATACAAAGAAATCATTGATGCAGACAAtgaaaaaacagaagaaaaagatATCTTTGAATCTAATGATAATCAAGAAGTACCATTTTCAGAAATAGTTGGAGTGAGTAATACTGTTGACATAGCAGCAACAGAGAATTCTGAAATCACTGCTGTTTTTGATTTAAACAGTAAGGAGCAATCAATATCCAACATTGCATCTGAGACTGCTCTAGAAGAATCAGGAGATAAAGATATTTTAGAGGCGGTCtttgaaaaatatactgaatCCAAGGAAGATAATAAGGCAGAtaatgaagaaacaaaagaaaGGGGTGAACTTGAAATCATTGATATTGATGACAAAGCAGCAACAGAGACTCCTGAAGTCATTGATACTTTTTATTTTGGTAATGAAGAGCAACCAACACTCATTGATGTACCTCAGACGTACACAGAAAAAGACACTATAAAAACTCAGGAAAGTAGTGTGCCTGGAAGAAATACAGCAAAACAAGAACCTGACAATATTCAAGTGGCAACTTTGAAAGAAGTTGGAGTTAATGACACTATTGATAGAGCAATAGAAAATTCTGCAATAAATGATGCTCCTGAGACAGTGCCAGAAGAATCTGAAGATAAAGAAACTTTAGAGGTAGACCCTGAAGAACAATCAGAGTACAATGAAGGTAATGAAGCTGATATTGTAAAAACACTTGAAAATGGTACTCCTGAAGCAGACAATGCAGAAGAGAACACTAATGATGTTCAAGAAGTTAATTCTGCAGAACAGTTAGGCACCAATGGAAATGCTGACACTGGGATAGAAAATCCTAAAATGGATGGTAGTTTTGACTTAAATACTGAAGAGCAACCAACATCCACTGATGCTCCTGAGATAGCTCTAGAAGAATCAGAAGGCAAAGAAACTTTAGAGGCAGCCCCTGAAGAACAACCAGAGTCCAATGAAGTTAACGAAGCTGATGTTGAAAAAACACATGAAAGTGATACTTCTGAAGCAGACAATGCAGAAGAAGAAATTAATGATGTTCAAGAGGTTGAATTTGCAGAACAATTAGATACCAATAATAATGCTGACACTACAATAGAAAATCTTGAAATGGATGGTGGTTTTGACTTTAATACTGAAGAGCAACCAACACCCACTGATGCTCCTCAGAGAGCTTTAGAAGAATCAGGAGGTCAAGAAACTTTAGATGCAGCCCCTGAAGAACAACCAGAGTTCAATGAAGGTAATGAAGCTAATGTTGAAAAAACACATGAAAGTACTCCTGACACTGCAATAGAAAATCCTGAAATGGATGGTGGTTTTCACTTAAATACTGAAGAGCAACCAACATCCACTGATGCTCCTGAGACAGCTCTAGAAGAATTAGAAGGCAAAGAAACTTTAGAGGCAACCCCTGAAGAACAACCAGAGTCCAATGAAGTTAATGTTGAAAAAACATGTGAAAGTGGTACTCCTGAAGCAGATACCATAAAAGAAGAAACTGatgatgtacaacaggttgaatTTGCAGAACAAGTTGGCAATAATGATAATGTTGACACTGTGATAGAAAATCCTAAAATGGATGGTAGTTTTGACTTAAATACTGAAGAGCAACCAACATCCACTGATGCTCCTGAGATAGCTCTAGAAAAATCAGAAAGCAAAGAAACTTTAGAGGCAGCCCTTGAAGAACAACCAGAGTCCAATGAAGTTAATGAAGCTGATGTTGAAAAACCACATGAATGTGGTACTTCTGAAGCAGACAATGCAGAAGAAGAAACTAATGATGTTCAAGAGGTTGAATTTGCAGAACAATTGGATACCAATAATAATGCTGACACTACAATAGAAAATCTTGAAATGGATGGTGGTTTTGACTTTAATACTGAAGAGCAACCAACATCCACTGATGCTCCTGAGAAATATCTTGAAGAATCAGAAGGCACAGAAACTTTAAAGGCAGCCTCTGAAGAACAACCACAATTCAATGAAGTTAATAAGACATTGATTCCTATACAACAAGAAATGTGTGATGTACAGGAGAAagatatagatattaaaaattcTCCAAGACATAAACAACCTGCTGGTGATCAGTCAGAAACTAATAAATCTTCTGAAAATTTCCTTTTAGAAACAGAAACTAATGAAAATgagaataataatgataatacagAAAATGATGATGggacaaataaaaagaaaaatagaagagaAACAAGTGCAACTTCACAAAATC ACTATCTTAACAATCTGATTGAAAACTGGATACAGGAAAGAGACATGATAAGGCTGGAGCATGTCATTATTGCTGGACAAGGTGAAAGATTAATTGGAAGAACATCAGACAATAGAGATGTTCAAGAATTCTTTGATAATGTTCCAACCTACATG GCCAACATACAAGCCGTTCATGAAGCTGTAGCACAAGGCAAATTGGCAGAAGTAAAACAGTTGTTAACAAGAAAAAGATTTGCTTTAAGTCGTGACCAGCAAGGAGCAAGTCCATTACACCTAGCAGTACTTCATGGGAACTTTGATGTGGCAGTTTACATTATCAACACATTTCCAGAAACACTGAATGGCCCAGACAAT GAGGGAAGAACACCTCTACACTATTCTGCTATTATACCTTATGGAAGAAAATGCTATGAGATTCTAAAAGAGGCAGGAGCTGATGACACTATAAATGACAGA AGTGGCCACAGTCCTCAAGACTACCTAGACCAACCAGGTTTACTGACCAATAGGGATTTATTAATGAGCTATAAGAAAGGAGATTCACCTCAGAGAAGTCCTTCCACAGTGGAAATCTGGCATCGGCCTTCCAATCAAGAAGAAGAACAAA ggCAAACTCCACCTCAGGATGAAAATGATGCTCTTTTTCAAGTAGAAAAAACCACAGCTGAGACCATTATTCATCAAATTCTCAAAGAGGGTAGTGAAGATGACAAGAAGTATCTAATGGAAACAGTTGGAGATATCTTGACGTATGGAATACATGAAATAGATCGATTACAACCTGATGATCCTATTGCCTATCTTGCTATGTGGTTATACAGTTATGTTTCCTACAAGGCATCTAAAGAAAAGTCTGTCACACAAAATGACACAAGATCACATAACAAAGTAAAG GAAAACAGCATGCCAGAGATTGAAAAAGCTCTGAAAGAACAGACACAAAACCTAAGAAATCAAAGGAAGAAAATAATGACAGCACATTCTTATGAAGG gTATGAAAATGAGAACTCCATAGATGAGGCTAATGATAATTCTTCTTTTCAATTTGAAGATCAAACCAAAATGAAG GATGAAGTAGGTCAAACTGTACTACATTTTGCTGCTATGCAATCTCATCAGAATGATAGTTTCTACAACCTCCTCAGACAGACTGAAATTTTACTGGGTGAACGTGATGAAAATTATAACACTGTTCGTGACATTGCAGAACAAGCTGGACAATGGGACAATGTCCAGATGCTTGACCAGTATATCATTGATGCTTTTATGAGTAATAACTCAGATTTGCTTTACATGTTGATGCATGAAGGATACAACCATATACTGAACATCACAGATAAAGGAGGAAAGGAACTTAAAACAGTATTAGAAGAGAACAAACTTCAGCAGTCCCTCACATTGTTCAATGAATTAACTGAATTTGAG aaAAAGCGTAATGACCTACACAACTATGTAAGAAGTGGATATATGGAAGGAGTTTCTAATCTAATTAACTTAGATCAGTCATTAGTGACAGCCAAAAATGAAAAAGCTCGATGTTCACTTCACATTGCTGTATTACTGGAAAATTTGGACATCATTCAAAAGCTGGCAGATGTTAACTCTTCATCTGTACATGTTCCAGATAAT